From Bradyrhizobium sp. sBnM-33:
GAGCGGCCGGCGAAATGGAAATTCCTCATCACGAGTGCTTTCTTTTCAGCGTTTCTTGAGCATCCCGCGGGAGCATCGGGCGGGTTTACAGACGGTTCTTTGGCATATTCATCCCCGGCAGGGCAATGGTTGGCATACCAATGGGACGTCAGGGGCAATGCGCGGAATAGGCAGGGCTTTACGGGGTTTCCCCTGCCCGGCCCGCCTGATAAATGGTCGCCATGCCGTTCAAGGTCGCCGCCTTCTATCAATTCGCCGCGCTGCCGGACTTCCGTGAGTTGCGCGAGCCGCTGCGCACGTTTGCTGCAGGCCTCGGGCTCAAGGGCAGCGTGCTGCTGGCGCATGAGGGCATCAACGGCACGGTTGCAGACGGCGATGCGAGCATCGACGCGTTCGTTCGCGAGTTGCAGCATGGCGCCCTTTTTGGCGGGCGGCTCAGCAATCTCGAGCTCAAGTTTTCGACCGCTGCTGAGATGCCGTTTCGGCGGCTGAAGATCCGGCTCAAGAAGGAAATTGTCACGCTCGGAGATACTGCGGTCGATCCGACGCGACAGGTCGGCACCTATGTCGAGCCGTCAGATTGGAATGAGCTGATTGCAGCGCCCGACACGCTGGTCATCGATACCCGCAACGCGTTCGAGGTGGCGATGGGCACGTTCGAGGGTGCGATCGATCCCGGTCTCAGGAGTTTTGGGCAGTTCAAGGAGTTCGCCGCGAAGCAACTCGACCCCGCGAAGCATAAGAGGATCGCGATGTTCTGCACCGGCGGCATCCGGTGCGAGAAGGCCAGTGCCTATCTGCTGGCCCGCGGATTCAATGAGGTCTATCACCTCAAGGGCGGCATCCTGCGTTATCTCGAAGGCATGCCTGAAACAGAGAGCCGCTGGCGCGGCGAATGTTTCGTGTTCGACGAACGCGTGGCGCTGGGACACGGCCTGCGGGAGCACAAAATGAACGACGCCTCCGATGAGTGATGTCAACGCGCTGAGCGAACGTATCGACGCGCTGGAAATGCGGCTGGCCTATCAGGACGTGACCATCGAAACGCTGAACCAGACGATCACGGCGCAATGGACCGAGATCGACAGGCTGACGCGTCAAGTCGCTGAACTGAAGGAGCAGGTGCGGGAGACCGAAAGCAATGCGCCCGGGCCGTTGAACGAAAAGCCGCCGCATTATTGACACCCAGATCGAAACGGCCTCCCTGAAGGAGGCCGTTTCTCAACGCCGGTCTGGCTCGCGTTGCCATTTTTGCATTAGCGGAAGACGGCGCGAACCTTGTCCCACAGCGATGGATTCTCATGTTCGTGATCGGCTTTCGATGGCGCCGGTTGCGCAGCGCTCACGGGATCTGAAGCCGGAAAGGTATCGACCAGACCGGCCTCGAGCTTTTCGTGGATGTCCCGGTCGGCCTTCAGCGCTTCGCGGGGGTCTTCGGCGTGCTTGTCATGCGCCGCAGGATTGAACTTCTGGGCCATAGGTACCTCCATGGATGAGATAACGGCCCCGTTTTACGCCGGTTCCACGTTCGCCCTCGGTATCCGTCCTTGGCCTCGAGGGAACCTGCGTGTATCAGAGGCGCATCAGCCGCGCCCGCAGGAATCTACGTTTTGTCTCAGAAATCCGCCGTGAAACCCCTTGTCGAAGTGCTGTCCGGCCACAGGCAGAAGGTGCCGCCGGTATGGATGATGCGGCAGGCCGGTCGCTATCTGTCTGAGTATCGCGAGCTGCGCGCCAAGGCGGGAAGCTTTCTCGACCTGTGCTTTACGCCGGAGTATGCCGCCGAGGTAACGCTGCAGCCGATCCGCCGTTTCAACTTCGATGCGGCGATCATCTTTTCCGACATTCTCGTCATTCCCTACGCACTCGGCCGCTCCGTGCGCTTCGAGGCCGGCGAAGGCCCGCGTCTCGATCCGCTTGATACGCCCGAACAGGTGGCGGCGCTGGCGCGCCATGCCGATTTCGGCAAGCTCGAGCCGGTCTATGAAGCGCTACGCCGCGTGAAGCGCGAGCTCGCGCCCGAGATCGCGCTGATCGGCTTCTGCGGCGCGCCCTGGACGGTCGCAACCTACATGGTTGCGGGACAGGGCACGCCGGATCAGGCGCCGG
This genomic window contains:
- a CDS encoding rhodanese-related sulfurtransferase, which gives rise to MPFKVAAFYQFAALPDFRELREPLRTFAAGLGLKGSVLLAHEGINGTVADGDASIDAFVRELQHGALFGGRLSNLELKFSTAAEMPFRRLKIRLKKEIVTLGDTAVDPTRQVGTYVEPSDWNELIAAPDTLVIDTRNAFEVAMGTFEGAIDPGLRSFGQFKEFAAKQLDPAKHKRIAMFCTGGIRCEKASAYLLARGFNEVYHLKGGILRYLEGMPETESRWRGECFVFDERVALGHGLREHKMNDASDE
- a CDS encoding SlyX family protein codes for the protein MSDVNALSERIDALEMRLAYQDVTIETLNQTITAQWTEIDRLTRQVAELKEQVRETESNAPGPLNEKPPHY